A portion of the Hoplias malabaricus isolate fHopMal1 chromosome 1, fHopMal1.hap1, whole genome shotgun sequence genome contains these proteins:
- the il1rap gene encoding interleukin-1 receptor accessory protein isoform X2 gives MMLMSAVLFTAVVTAGSSTPAEALPTLESGVQCVDWGILAGVVVGVYEGESRRIACPLFSFPLLYNYTSSSGHTLLWYRHTHTHELEQPIVLGTHTFLKNRDSLWIQPATRQDSGTYICMIRNSSSCVKMGVEVAVIDRDGVCDRTLHHNVSIPIQSSYTLRCPDLQQLHTHTRTVTWLHNCDGDVLVFPDREVKGDEVVIYKMLTSFAGSYTCNVSYESNGHKLHFTHTINVRAVSPSSGSKEPRIHNPTSGHVYTVTVGEDAKLTCRAFLPYLPDEDWMVWWSIDNKTVEELAEPRCSSPAASVELDDYGDLTVLRVLHIAEFSTSDLQREFRCSAKNSRGNSSSIATLKEEVYIPSVELGCGLGATLALAILLFVLYRVYKLELHLIYRSWFGTDERSTDDKEFDVYISYARNGEEEQFVMTTLRRVLEVELGYSVCIFDRDSLPGGTITDETLRFVGRSRRLVVVVSALSAVRGTQALLELQAGLSLLRGGSLKVVLIQYKHINKQLWVKELRRARVALTLLRWKGDESMPLSSRFWKQLQLELPVRTHSTHTAKYNSKPSLDTHTPGNTHSAESTALVTDTLHTPQTHTAPLT, from the exons AT gatgTTAATGTCCGCTGTCCTCTTCACTGCTGTGGTAACTGCAGGCAGCTCAACCCCGGCTGAGGCTCTGCCCACTCTGGAGTCAG GTGTGCAGTGTGTGGACTGGGGGATTCTCGCAGGTGTGGTGGTGGGTGTGTATGAAGGGGAATCGAGACGCATCGCTTGCCCTCTCTTCTCCTTCCCTTTGCTCTATAACTACACATCAAGCTCTGGACACACACTCCTGtggtacagacacacacacacacacgagctaGAGCAGCCCATCGTCCTGGGAACACACACCTTCCTCAAAAACAGAGACTCGCTCTGGATTCAGCCAGCCACTCGCCAGGACAGCGGCACTTACATCTGTATGATCag GAATTCCTCCTCATGTGTGAAGATGGGTGTTGAGGTGGCAGTGATTGATCGTGACGGAGTGTGTGACAGGACGCTGCACCACAACGTCTCCATCCCTATACAGAGCAGCTACACACTTCGCTGTCCTGACCTCCagcagctgcacacacacacacgcactgtcACCTGGCTCCAC aACTGTGATGGGGATGTGTTGGTTTTCCCTGATCGAGAGGTTAAAGGTGACGAAGTGGTGATCTATAAGATGTTGACGTCTTTTGCCGGATCATATACCTGCAACGTCTCCTACGAGAGCAACGGACACAAACTGCAtttcacacacaccatcaacgTCCGGGCCGTCT caCCCAGCAGTGGAAGTAAAGAACCGAGGATTCACAATCCTACCTCGGGTCACGTCTACACTGTTACTGTGG GTGAAGATGCTAAACTAACCTGCAGGGCATTTCTGCCATACCTCCCTGATGAGGACTGGATGGTGTGGTGGAGCATCGACAACAAAACAGTGGAGGAACTTGCAGAACCCCGCTGTAGCTCGCCTGCAGCCAG tgtggaGTTAGATGATTATGGAGATCTTACTGTGTTGAGAGTCCTACACATAGCAGAGTTTTCAACATCTGATCTCCAGCGGGAGTTTCGCTGCTCCGCTAAAAACAGCAGAggaaacagcagcagcatcGCTACACTAAAAGAGGAGG tgtatattcCCTCAGTTGAGCTGGGCTGTGGGCTGGGAGCAACTTTAGCATTAGCCATTCTGCTCTTTGTCCTGTATCGTGTTTATAAACTTGAGCTTCATCTGATCTATCGCTCCTGGTTTGGAACCGATGAGAGATCCACAg acgaTAAGGAGTTTGACGTATATATCTCCTACGCCCGTAACGGAGAGGAAGAGCAGTTTGTCATGACGACTCTGAGGAGAGTTCTTGAAGTGGAGCTTGGTTACAGTGTGTGCATCTTCGACAGAGACAGTCTCCCTGGAGGAA caatAACAGACGAGACTCTGCGGTTTGTGGGTCGTAGCCGGCGGTTGGTGGTGGTTGTGAGCGCGCTCAGTGCTGTTCGGGGTACCCAGGCTCTGCTGGAGCTCCAGGCAGGACTCTCTCTGCTGCGGGGAGGCAGTCTAAAAGTGGTCCTGATCCAgtacaaacacataaacaaacagctGTGGGTCAAAGAGCTGCGGAGAGCCAGGGTGGCCCTAACGCTCCTCCGCTGGAAAGGGGATGAGTCCATGCCTCTGTCTTCACGCTTCTGGAAACAACTGCAGCTGGAGCTGCCCGTCcgcacacacagcacacacaccgCGAAATATAACAGCAAACCGTCACTCGATACACACACcccaggaaacacacacagtgcagagaGCACAGCACTGGTTACtgacactttacacacaccGCAGACACACACTGCACCTCTCACATGA
- the il1rap gene encoding interleukin-1 receptor accessory protein isoform X1, with protein sequence MMLMSAVLFTAVVTAGSSTPAEALPTLESGVQCVDWGILAGVVVGVYEGESRRIACPLFSFPLLYNYTSSSGHTLLWYRHTHTHELEQPIVLGTHTFLKNRDSLWIQPATRQDSGTYICMIRNSSSCVKMGVEVAVIDRDGVCDRTLHHNVSIPIQSSYTLRCPDLQQLHTHTRTVTWLHNCDGDVLVFPDREVKGDEVVIYKMLTSFAGSYTCNVSYESNGHKLHFTHTINVRAVSPSSGSKEPRIHNPTSGHVYTVTVGEDAKLTCRAFLPYLPDEDWMVWWSIDNKTVEELAEPRCSSPAASVELDDYGDLTVLRVLHIAEFSTSDLQREFRCSAKNSRGNSSSIATLKEEVYIPSVELGCGLGATLALAILLFVLYRVYKLELHLIYRSWFGTDERSTDDKEFDVYISYARNGEEEQFVMTTLRRVLEVELGYSVCIFDRDSLPGGNLLECVLRCMQASRRLLVVLSGECVCEKSVSLLECRLCVYLHHTLRTPVITVRMKGSGAPCSELLELRRSSTCVHWHGERSEKTDSRFWKLLRLALPVRPLALGPRLIDSTSSHSDLASVALRQTHTLTHTPHGLKRPCNQSQKERGCDRRGRGCEKSGRVCAVCVNFQESRRIWGGATVPQWNTHLQQSTVANGTLTHATNTTQSVTSDPGDNDDTKPCDHDKNDNSEIQTTHC encoded by the exons AT gatgTTAATGTCCGCTGTCCTCTTCACTGCTGTGGTAACTGCAGGCAGCTCAACCCCGGCTGAGGCTCTGCCCACTCTGGAGTCAG GTGTGCAGTGTGTGGACTGGGGGATTCTCGCAGGTGTGGTGGTGGGTGTGTATGAAGGGGAATCGAGACGCATCGCTTGCCCTCTCTTCTCCTTCCCTTTGCTCTATAACTACACATCAAGCTCTGGACACACACTCCTGtggtacagacacacacacacacacgagctaGAGCAGCCCATCGTCCTGGGAACACACACCTTCCTCAAAAACAGAGACTCGCTCTGGATTCAGCCAGCCACTCGCCAGGACAGCGGCACTTACATCTGTATGATCag GAATTCCTCCTCATGTGTGAAGATGGGTGTTGAGGTGGCAGTGATTGATCGTGACGGAGTGTGTGACAGGACGCTGCACCACAACGTCTCCATCCCTATACAGAGCAGCTACACACTTCGCTGTCCTGACCTCCagcagctgcacacacacacacgcactgtcACCTGGCTCCAC aACTGTGATGGGGATGTGTTGGTTTTCCCTGATCGAGAGGTTAAAGGTGACGAAGTGGTGATCTATAAGATGTTGACGTCTTTTGCCGGATCATATACCTGCAACGTCTCCTACGAGAGCAACGGACACAAACTGCAtttcacacacaccatcaacgTCCGGGCCGTCT caCCCAGCAGTGGAAGTAAAGAACCGAGGATTCACAATCCTACCTCGGGTCACGTCTACACTGTTACTGTGG GTGAAGATGCTAAACTAACCTGCAGGGCATTTCTGCCATACCTCCCTGATGAGGACTGGATGGTGTGGTGGAGCATCGACAACAAAACAGTGGAGGAACTTGCAGAACCCCGCTGTAGCTCGCCTGCAGCCAG tgtggaGTTAGATGATTATGGAGATCTTACTGTGTTGAGAGTCCTACACATAGCAGAGTTTTCAACATCTGATCTCCAGCGGGAGTTTCGCTGCTCCGCTAAAAACAGCAGAggaaacagcagcagcatcGCTACACTAAAAGAGGAGG tgtatattcCCTCAGTTGAGCTGGGCTGTGGGCTGGGAGCAACTTTAGCATTAGCCATTCTGCTCTTTGTCCTGTATCGTGTTTATAAACTTGAGCTTCATCTGATCTATCGCTCCTGGTTTGGAACCGATGAGAGATCCACAg acgaTAAGGAGTTTGACGTATATATCTCCTACGCCCGTAACGGAGAGGAAGAGCAGTTTGTCATGACGACTCTGAGGAGAGTTCTTGAAGTGGAGCTTGGTTACAGTGTGTGCATCTTCGACAGAGACAGTCTCCCTGGAGGAA ATCTGCTGGAGTGTGTGTTGCGGTGTATGCAGGCGAGCCGGCGGTTGCTGGTGGTCCTGagtggggagtgtgtgtgtgagaagagtGTGAGTCTGCTGGAGTGTCggttgtgtgtgtatctgcACCACACACTCCGCACGCCTGTGATCACTGTTCGGATGAAAGGatctggcgccccctgcagtgAGCTGCTGGAACTGCGGCGGAGCTCCACCTGCGTCCACTGGCACGGGGAGCGCTCCGAGAAAACAGACTCCCGCTTCTGGAAACTTCTCCGCCTGGCCCTGCCCGTCCGGCCCCTGGCACTGGGCCCACGGCTCATCGACAGCACGTCCTCACACTCTGACCTGGCGTCTGTGGccctcagacagacacacaccctcacacacactccacacggACTGAAACGACCCTGCAATCAGAGCCAGAAGGAGCGAGGCTGTgacagaagggggcgtggttGCGAGAAAAGTGGGCgtgtttgtgcagtgtgtgtCAACTTTCAGGAGAGTCGGCGCATTTGGGGCGGAGCCACGGTGCCCCAGtggaacacacacctgcagcagAGCACCGTTGCTAATGGAACACTAACTCACGCCACAAACACGACGCAAAGTGTGACCTCGGATCCTGGAGACAACGACGACACAAAACCATGTGACCACGACAAAAACGACAACAGTGAGATACAAACAACCCACTGCTGA